One window from the genome of Faecalibacterium sp. HTF-F encodes:
- a CDS encoding acyl-[acyl-carrier-protein] thioesterase: MEQYFYTETMTVMNADADFRSLLKPSALLRYVEQVSSDHARAFGMDDRFFKDRGVAFLVGKQALKFSRVPQRAETLTLTSRAQVSKHGSVKRITTLTDAEGKEVAMVDCRWIVASLTEGRILREPGWTVEGFWNDTVEDELPLLLHKCKDGLISAGEWTVHYSQCDLNGHLNNAFYLDLVCDALPLEIVRKAPVTFASINYHREIPLGETVEVLYAPSADGWYVIGRHNGQTSFECYLELEK; this comes from the coding sequence ATGGAACAATATTTTTACACGGAAACGATGACCGTTATGAATGCGGATGCAGACTTCCGCAGCCTGCTCAAGCCCAGCGCTCTGCTGCGCTATGTGGAGCAGGTTTCGTCAGACCACGCCCGCGCCTTTGGGATGGATGACCGGTTCTTCAAAGATCGCGGCGTGGCCTTTCTGGTGGGCAAACAGGCTCTGAAGTTCAGCCGTGTGCCGCAGCGTGCCGAAACGCTGACCCTTACCTCCCGGGCGCAGGTCAGCAAACACGGTTCCGTCAAACGCATCACCACCCTTACCGATGCCGAGGGCAAAGAGGTGGCAATGGTGGATTGCCGCTGGATCGTGGCCAGCCTTACGGAGGGCCGCATCCTGCGGGAGCCGGGCTGGACGGTGGAAGGTTTCTGGAACGACACCGTAGAGGACGAACTTCCTTTGCTGCTGCATAAGTGCAAGGACGGTCTGATCAGCGCAGGGGAGTGGACAGTGCATTATTCCCAGTGCGACCTGAACGGCCACCTGAACAATGCCTTCTATCTGGATCTTGTCTGCGACGCCCTGCCGCTGGAAATAGTGCGCAAGGCCCCTGTTACCTTTGCCTCTATCAATTATCACCGGGAAATTCCTCTGGGGGAGACGGTAGAAGTGCTTTATGCGCCCTCCGCAGACGGCTGGTATGTTATCGGCAGGCATAACGGCCAGACCAGCTTTGAATGCTATCTGGAGCTGGAAAAGTAA
- the nusB gene encoding transcription antitermination factor NusB: MENILPRREARENAFLLAFSQTFGDIPLAEAIINHEENDEEHPVDGFSKHLLNAYYDHSAEVDDEIRAHLRNWTMERLPRVSLTVLRLAIAEMLFGGENKPGVAINEAVELTKKYGADEDYQFVNGLLGAVARDHGLDADAAAEQAEQ, translated from the coding sequence ATGGAAAACATTTTGCCCCGTAGAGAAGCCCGCGAGAATGCATTTTTGCTGGCATTTTCGCAGACCTTTGGTGATATCCCGCTGGCAGAAGCCATCATCAACCACGAAGAAAACGATGAAGAACATCCGGTGGATGGCTTCAGCAAGCATCTGCTGAATGCATACTACGATCATTCTGCCGAAGTGGACGACGAGATCCGCGCACATCTGCGCAACTGGACCATGGAGCGTCTGCCCCGGGTGAGCCTGACAGTTCTTCGTCTGGCAATTGCAGAAATGCTGTTTGGCGGTGAGAACAAGCCCGGCGTCGCCATCAACGAGGCAGTCGAGCTGACCAAAAAGTATGGTGCAGACGAAGATTACCAGTTCGTGAACGGTCTGCTTGGCGCAGTGGCCCGGGATCATGGTCTGGATGCAGATGCCGCAGCGGAGCAGGCCGAACAGTGA
- a CDS encoding ABC transporter permease: MKTKHLRLMQRVYIILFFCFMYLPIAYMIVFSFNQSKGYSLFTGFTLKWYSSLLHNSAILHALLVSLEVALISAVIATVLGTAASLGIASMGRKSRLVVTNITYIPVVNPEIITGISLMLLFVAYQRFAGGVSWLPDTIMGFPTLLIAHIAFNVPYVIFNVTPKLKQLDIKLYEAALDLGCDPRQAFFKVILPEISPAILSAFLICLTYSIDDFMISYFNCGTVETLPIAIYSMTRKKVSPEIYALSTIMFVVILCIILFSNAMESRNYRRDQKALRGEGV; this comes from the coding sequence ATGAAAACGAAACATCTGCGCCTGATGCAGCGTGTCTATATCATTCTGTTTTTCTGCTTCATGTATCTGCCCATCGCATACATGATCGTATTCAGCTTCAACCAGTCCAAGGGCTATTCGCTCTTTACCGGTTTTACCCTCAAGTGGTACTCCAGCCTGCTGCACAACTCCGCTATCCTGCATGCGCTGCTGGTCTCGCTGGAAGTGGCTCTGATCTCCGCGGTCATTGCCACTGTGCTGGGTACAGCGGCAAGTCTGGGCATTGCGTCCATGGGCCGCAAGAGCCGCCTTGTCGTCACCAACATCACCTATATCCCGGTGGTCAACCCGGAGATCATCACCGGCATTTCGCTCATGCTGCTGTTCGTAGCCTACCAGCGCTTCGCCGGCGGCGTCTCATGGCTGCCGGATACCATCATGGGCTTCCCGACATTGCTCATTGCACATATCGCGTTCAATGTGCCATATGTTATCTTCAACGTGACGCCCAAGCTCAAGCAGCTGGACATCAAGCTGTATGAGGCTGCGCTGGATCTTGGCTGTGACCCCAGACAGGCCTTCTTCAAGGTCATTCTGCCGGAGATCAGCCCGGCCATCCTGTCCGCTTTCCTGATCTGCCTGACCTACTCCATCGACGATTTTATGATCTCCTACTTCAACTGCGGCACGGTGGAGACCCTGCCCATTGCCATCTATTCCATGACCCGTAAAAAGGTCAGCCCGGAGATCTATGCACTGTCCACCATTATGTTTGTGGTCATTCTGTGCATCATCCTGTTCTCCAATGCAATGGAAAGCCGCAATTACCGCCGCGATCAGAAGGCGCTGAGAGGGGAGGGCGTGTGA
- a CDS encoding Asp23/Gls24 family envelope stress response protein, with protein MEDNTMDFQNTNLQGGSLQISTEVIGKIARCAALEIDGVAEVSCGKQNKKLKDLLEASSIQSPVTVEMRDGTASITLNLMVSFGARIPAVAEKVQENVKTAVQNMTNVTVSRVNLVIAGLADAAAAQE; from the coding sequence ATGGAGGACAACACAATGGATTTTCAGAATACGAATCTTCAGGGCGGCAGCCTTCAGATCTCCACCGAGGTTATTGGCAAGATCGCACGCTGTGCAGCGTTGGAAATTGACGGCGTTGCTGAGGTCTCCTGCGGCAAGCAGAATAAAAAGCTCAAGGATCTGCTGGAAGCTTCCAGCATCCAGTCTCCGGTCACGGTGGAAATGCGGGATGGTACCGCAAGCATCACCCTGAACCTGATGGTAAGCTTTGGAGCACGGATCCCTGCCGTGGCAGAAAAGGTACAGGAAAACGTGAAGACCGCTGTGCAGAACATGACCAATGTTACGGTGAGCCGGGTCAATCTGGTCATTGCCGGTCTGGCAGATGCTGCAGCAGCGCAGGAATAA
- a CDS encoding IMP dehydrogenase, translated as MAYFYEEPSRTFGEYLLIPGYSSAENVPTAVSLKTPLVKYRKGQEECPLQMNIPMISAIMQSVSGDKLAIALARQGGVSFIYGSQSIENEAAMVRRVKSFKAGYVVSDSNLAPTATLHDVLELKARTGHSTIAITADGTPNGKLLGIVASRDYRINHTPDDAPVTTFMTPLEKLVTAPENTSLHDCNNIIWDNKINTLPLVDAEGNLKYMVFRKDYDSHKKNANELLDANKSYVVGAGINTRDYAERVPALVEAGVDVLCIDSSEGYSEWQSRTIGWIREHYGDTVKVGAGNVVDAEGFRFLAEAGADFVKIGIGGGSICITRETKGIGRGQATAVIEVAKARDEYFKETGIYVPICSDGGIVHDYHITLALAMGADFVMLGRYFARFDESPTNKVRINGQYMKEYWGEGSNRARNWQRYDLGGSTKLSFEEGVDSYVPYAGPLADGVQTTLYKVKSTMCNCGALSIPELQQKAKLTVVSSTSIVEGGSHDVVLKNATPNIING; from the coding sequence ATGGCTTATTTCTATGAAGAACCTTCCCGCACTTTCGGTGAATACCTGCTGATCCCCGGCTATTCCTCCGCTGAAAACGTTCCCACTGCTGTCAGCCTCAAGACCCCTCTGGTCAAGTACCGCAAGGGTCAGGAAGAGTGCCCTCTGCAGATGAATATCCCCATGATTAGCGCCATCATGCAGTCGGTCTCCGGCGATAAGCTGGCCATTGCACTGGCTCGTCAGGGCGGTGTGTCCTTCATCTACGGTTCTCAGAGCATCGAAAACGAAGCCGCTATGGTGCGCCGCGTCAAGAGCTTCAAGGCTGGTTATGTCGTGTCCGACTCCAATCTGGCCCCCACTGCCACCCTGCACGATGTGCTGGAGCTGAAGGCACGCACCGGCCACTCCACCATTGCCATTACCGCCGATGGCACGCCCAACGGTAAGTTGCTGGGCATTGTGGCATCTCGTGACTACCGCATCAACCACACCCCGGATGATGCCCCTGTCACCACCTTCATGACCCCGCTTGAAAAGCTGGTCACTGCCCCGGAGAATACCTCTCTGCACGATTGCAACAACATCATCTGGGACAACAAGATCAACACGCTGCCTCTGGTGGATGCTGAGGGTAACCTGAAATATATGGTGTTCCGCAAGGACTACGATTCTCACAAGAAGAACGCCAACGAGCTGCTGGACGCCAACAAGAGCTATGTGGTGGGTGCCGGCATCAACACCCGCGACTATGCCGAGCGCGTGCCTGCACTGGTGGAAGCCGGTGTGGATGTGCTGTGCATCGACTCTTCTGAGGGCTATTCCGAGTGGCAGAGCCGCACCATTGGCTGGATCCGTGAGCATTACGGCGATACCGTCAAGGTGGGTGCAGGCAACGTTGTGGACGCCGAGGGCTTCCGCTTCCTGGCCGAGGCAGGCGCAGACTTTGTAAAGATCGGCATTGGCGGCGGCTCCATCTGCATCACCCGCGAGACCAAGGGCATTGGCCGCGGTCAGGCTACCGCTGTCATCGAGGTAGCAAAGGCTCGTGACGAGTACTTCAAGGAGACCGGTATCTATGTGCCGATCTGCTCCGATGGCGGTATCGTTCACGATTATCACATCACGCTGGCTCTGGCTATGGGTGCCGACTTCGTCATGCTGGGCCGCTACTTCGCCCGCTTTGACGAGAGCCCCACGAACAAGGTTCGCATCAATGGCCAGTATATGAAGGAGTACTGGGGCGAAGGTTCCAACCGTGCCCGCAACTGGCAGCGCTACGATCTGGGCGGCTCCACCAAGCTGAGCTTTGAGGAAGGCGTGGACAGCTACGTGCCCTATGCCGGCCCTCTGGCTGATGGCGTGCAGACCACTCTGTACAAGGTCAAGAGCACCATGTGCAACTGCGGTGCCCTGTCCATTCCCGAGCTGCAGCAGAAGGCCAAGCTGACGGTTGTTTCTTCCACCTCCATTGTGGAGGGCGGCAGCCACGATGTCGTGCTCAAGAATGCTACCCCCAACATCATCAATGGCTAA
- a CDS encoding ATPase, T2SS/T4P/T4SS family, whose amino-acid sequence MDEYYRAVRQLPSWLAQPLGQLPTSTAAQIHELRFRTGHGIFLTMSGRQVCLKELSECPQSLRECILDQLQLEEIFHTLCGGAVHAHQNELTQGFLTTPSGCRVGVAGRYVDRDGQMILQQVQSLNLRIARAVPLMLPDRLCEILQRHFIGMLVVGEPDSGKTTFLRQIVQSLAGMQRRVCVVDERGEIYPQELSGPDQQLPAVDTLSGIPKERAVQMALRTLSPQVIVLDELGSLAETAALEQGFFSGVDFIASVHAASAEEAVRRPQIKALQQQGMLRVLVLLQGCAEPGRVRQIDEL is encoded by the coding sequence GTGGACGAGTATTACCGTGCAGTACGGCAGCTGCCTTCGTGGCTGGCACAGCCTTTGGGGCAGCTTCCGACATCAACAGCGGCACAGATCCATGAGCTGCGATTCCGGACAGGGCATGGCATTTTTCTTACGATGTCAGGTCGGCAGGTCTGCCTGAAGGAACTTTCTGAGTGTCCGCAGTCACTGCGGGAATGCATACTGGATCAACTGCAGCTCGAAGAAATCTTTCACACTCTGTGCGGTGGTGCGGTCCATGCACATCAGAACGAACTGACGCAGGGGTTCCTTACCACACCGTCCGGCTGCAGGGTCGGAGTTGCCGGCCGCTATGTGGACCGCGACGGGCAGATGATCCTGCAGCAGGTGCAGTCGTTGAATCTGCGGATCGCGCGTGCAGTTCCTCTGATGCTGCCGGACAGGCTTTGCGAGATCCTGCAAAGGCATTTTATCGGGATGCTTGTAGTCGGTGAACCGGACAGCGGCAAAACAACATTTCTGCGGCAGATCGTTCAAAGCCTTGCCGGAATGCAGCGGAGAGTCTGCGTGGTGGACGAGCGTGGTGAAATTTATCCGCAAGAACTTTCAGGTCCGGATCAGCAGCTACCCGCAGTGGATACCCTGTCCGGCATTCCAAAGGAGCGTGCCGTGCAGATGGCGCTGCGCACTCTTTCACCGCAGGTGATCGTTCTGGACGAGCTGGGTTCACTGGCTGAAACAGCAGCGCTGGAGCAGGGCTTTTTCAGCGGGGTGGATTTTATTGCAAGCGTTCATGCCGCAAGTGCGGAGGAAGCAGTCAGACGACCGCAGATAAAGGCTTTGCAGCAGCAGGGAATGCTGCGTGTACTGGTGCTGCTGCAGGGCTGCGCCGAGCCGGGCAGGGTCCGGCAGATCGATGAGTTATGA
- a CDS encoding stage III sporulation protein AE, whose amino-acid sequence MKLFQKASAAVLAVCGVLSAVPGAQAAGLQDLPGQELWQPYLNAAPQDADSFVHDPVGALLSLLPASPLEMIRQMAHCYADVLLFLLLLILLSFLVGEAADNALLELAAAVGCGTLLWGDLMTLAQQVCERMTGWKDYLLGFLPIYSGVLTAGGEANAGAAASGLLLTGLCFLAQCTAAVISPLLQSYLAVSMACCISTQRGLSDTCRATGVLLQKGLRWAGRLFAVLLGLQRAITVQLDRSALRLGELFTGSVPVIGQALSDTAEVFLTGMGLLKSSLGLAALMVIGAEFLPLYVQLMLHLAFLTVCSLLCGLAANSRCQALFDCMAEAVKCMAAITALYFELLTVGVGLLMMTGGG is encoded by the coding sequence ATGAAATTATTTCAAAAGGCGTCCGCTGCTGTGCTTGCCGTCTGCGGAGTTTTGTCTGCGGTCCCGGGTGCGCAGGCGGCCGGGCTGCAGGATCTGCCCGGGCAGGAGCTCTGGCAACCCTATCTGAATGCTGCGCCGCAGGATGCGGATTCATTTGTCCACGATCCGGTCGGAGCGCTGCTTTCCCTTTTGCCGGCTTCTCCGCTGGAAATGATCCGGCAGATGGCGCATTGCTATGCAGATGTCCTGCTATTCCTGCTGCTTTTGATCCTGCTTTCTTTTCTGGTCGGAGAAGCGGCAGACAATGCGCTTTTGGAACTGGCAGCGGCTGTAGGGTGCGGTACCCTTTTATGGGGCGACCTGATGACCCTCGCGCAGCAGGTGTGCGAGCGGATGACAGGATGGAAAGACTACCTTCTGGGGTTCCTTCCGATCTACAGCGGGGTGCTCACCGCAGGAGGAGAAGCAAATGCCGGTGCAGCGGCAAGCGGTCTGCTGTTGACAGGGCTGTGTTTCCTTGCACAGTGCACGGCCGCAGTTATCAGTCCGCTGCTGCAAAGCTATCTTGCGGTCAGCATGGCGTGCTGCATCAGTACCCAGAGAGGACTTTCCGACACCTGCCGCGCCACAGGTGTACTGCTGCAAAAAGGGCTGCGCTGGGCCGGCCGCCTTTTTGCAGTTTTACTGGGGCTGCAGCGTGCAATAACGGTGCAGTTGGATCGTTCGGCGCTGCGGCTCGGAGAGCTGTTCACCGGCAGTGTGCCGGTCATAGGACAGGCTCTGAGCGATACGGCAGAGGTCTTTCTGACCGGAATGGGGCTGCTGAAAAGCAGTCTGGGCCTTGCGGCGCTCATGGTGATCGGTGCGGAGTTTTTGCCGCTGTATGTGCAGTTGATGCTCCATCTGGCGTTCCTCACAGTCTGCAGCCTTTTGTGCGGGCTTGCGGCGAACAGCCGCTGTCAGGCGTTGTTTGATTGTATGGCAGAAGCTGTAAAATGCATGGCTGCCATCACAGCATTGTATTTTGAACTGCTGACGGTGGGCGTCGGGCTTTTGATGATGACAGGAGGCGGATGA
- the spoIIIAC gene encoding stage III sporulation protein AC, with translation MEIDLVFKIAAIGIIVAVLNQLLIRSGREDQAMMTTLAGLVVVLSILVKQISVLFVTIKSLFAL, from the coding sequence TTGGAGATCGATCTTGTTTTTAAAATTGCAGCCATTGGCATCATTGTGGCGGTGCTGAATCAGCTGCTGATCCGTTCCGGACGGGAGGATCAGGCCATGATGACCACTCTTGCAGGCCTTGTCGTAGTGCTGTCCATTCTTGTCAAGCAGATCAGCGTCCTGTTTGTCACCATCAAGTCGCTGTTTGCGCTATGA
- a CDS encoding ABC transporter substrate-binding protein, whose product MKRFAVLLLALAMTVCCALPAFAAGTIEVTEDVSVSDDYDWTRFKGQNVAINVYNWGEYISNGSDDSVDVVSAFEQLTGIKVNYTTFDSNESMYAKLKSGAADYDVVIPSDYMVAKMIAEGMLKPLNYDNIPNFKKIDQEYIDPDYDPQNAYTVPYMLCTTGIIYNTTMVDEAPTSWADLWDEQYAGNILMFNNSRDAYAIAAFKSGHNINPQSTEEVDEVVEELKAQKPLVQAYVMDEIFDKMIGGEAAIGVYYSGDAITMIDDNPDLAWVFPEEGSVLSVDCMAIPAASEHQEAAEMFINFMCETDIGKANAEYIGYTTPMHDVWEVLDEDLKESEIAYPPEEAAAKEKVFTALSDDVNSELDVKWSEMKSYDEGGSSLLFLALLAAMVALACFNIWRKVRRRARNQY is encoded by the coding sequence ATGAAACGTTTTGCTGTTTTGCTGCTGGCGCTGGCAATGACGGTCTGCTGTGCACTGCCTGCCTTTGCTGCCGGCACCATCGAAGTCACGGAGGATGTCTCGGTATCGGATGATTACGATTGGACCCGCTTCAAGGGCCAGAATGTCGCCATCAACGTTTACAACTGGGGCGAGTATATCTCCAACGGTTCGGACGACAGCGTGGATGTGGTGTCTGCGTTTGAGCAGCTCACCGGCATCAAGGTGAACTATACCACCTTTGACTCCAACGAATCCATGTACGCCAAGCTCAAGTCCGGCGCAGCCGACTACGATGTGGTCATTCCGTCGGATTACATGGTGGCGAAAATGATCGCTGAGGGGATGCTCAAGCCTCTGAACTACGACAATATCCCGAACTTCAAAAAGATCGATCAGGAATATATAGATCCGGATTACGATCCGCAGAATGCCTACACCGTGCCCTACATGCTCTGTACCACCGGCATCATTTATAACACCACCATGGTGGACGAAGCACCCACCAGCTGGGCTGATCTGTGGGACGAGCAGTACGCAGGCAATATCCTGATGTTCAACAACAGCCGCGATGCCTACGCCATTGCTGCGTTTAAGAGCGGCCACAACATCAACCCGCAGTCCACCGAAGAAGTGGACGAGGTGGTGGAGGAACTCAAGGCGCAGAAGCCGCTGGTGCAGGCATACGTCATGGACGAGATCTTCGATAAGATGATCGGCGGCGAGGCAGCCATCGGCGTGTACTACTCCGGCGATGCCATCACCATGATCGATGACAACCCCGACCTTGCATGGGTGTTCCCGGAGGAGGGCAGCGTGCTGTCTGTGGACTGCATGGCCATTCCTGCTGCCAGTGAGCATCAGGAAGCTGCAGAAATGTTCATCAACTTCATGTGCGAGACAGATATCGGCAAGGCAAACGCCGAGTACATTGGCTACACCACCCCCATGCATGATGTGTGGGAGGTGCTGGACGAGGATCTGAAGGAGAGCGAGATCGCTTATCCGCCGGAGGAAGCTGCCGCTAAGGAAAAGGTGTTCACCGCCCTGAGCGACGATGTGAACAGCGAACTGGATGTAAAGTGGAGCGAAATGAAGAGCTACGACGAAGGTGGCAGCAGTCTGCTGTTCCTTGCGCTGCTGGCAGCGATGGTGGCGCTGGCCTGCTTTAACATCTGGCGCAAGGTGCGCAGGCGTGCCCGCAATCAGTATTGA
- a CDS encoding stage III sporulation protein AG has protein sequence MKETEGFSIRLFAEKCKGKQGRARLAAAVGLLAMLLILLSELFPQPSAAGSTQKAKSTQSNTEYQAQLEERLERLISHMSGAGKTTVMVTLGTGEEVIYALDTQSGDLQSQQTHVLLEDGSALTETVCVPQVCGVAVLCEGGGDVRIAARITELVSALLDLPSNHICVEQRKG, from the coding sequence ATGAAAGAAACAGAGGGCTTTTCCATCCGTCTCTTTGCCGAAAAATGCAAAGGAAAGCAGGGCAGGGCAAGGCTTGCGGCTGCAGTAGGACTGCTGGCAATGCTGTTGATCCTGCTGTCGGAGCTTTTCCCGCAGCCTTCTGCGGCAGGCAGCACCCAGAAAGCCAAAAGCACGCAAAGCAACACCGAATATCAGGCACAATTGGAGGAGCGGCTGGAACGGCTGATCTCTCATATGAGCGGTGCGGGCAAGACCACTGTGATGGTCACACTGGGGACCGGGGAGGAAGTGATCTATGCATTGGACACGCAGTCCGGAGACTTGCAGTCGCAGCAGACGCATGTTTTGCTGGAGGATGGTTCTGCCCTGACTGAGACGGTCTGCGTGCCGCAGGTCTGCGGCGTGGCAGTGCTGTGCGAGGGCGGCGGTGATGTCCGGATCGCGGCCCGGATCACAGAACTGGTGAGCGCATTGCTGGATCTGCCGTCCAATCACATTTGTGTGGAGCAGCGCAAGGGCTGA
- a CDS encoding stage III sporulation protein AB — protein MIQLFHWVGAALLPLCGWLTGAALQAGKEQHILQLRHTVELLRRIRQEVAYRRPDMELLCRCLIQEGLLTPAEKLQALAPPASFRAEERLCFEQCFSGLGQCEAAQECERLDYYTARFEAFLQQAQQEAAACAGLSCRLGFAAGAVLALIFL, from the coding sequence ATGATCCAACTGTTTCATTGGGTGGGAGCAGCGCTGCTTCCGCTGTGCGGATGGCTGACCGGAGCAGCCCTTCAGGCAGGAAAAGAGCAGCATATCCTGCAGCTGCGGCATACTGTGGAATTGCTGCGGCGCATCCGGCAGGAAGTGGCATACCGCAGGCCGGATATGGAGCTGCTCTGCCGCTGTCTGATACAGGAAGGGCTGCTGACGCCTGCGGAAAAATTGCAGGCTCTCGCGCCGCCTGCAAGCTTCCGCGCCGAGGAGCGGCTTTGCTTTGAACAATGCTTTTCCGGCCTCGGCCAGTGCGAAGCTGCGCAGGAGTGTGAACGGCTGGACTACTATACCGCGCGCTTTGAAGCGTTTCTGCAGCAGGCTCAGCAGGAAGCAGCCGCCTGTGCTGGCCTGTCCTGCAGGCTGGGGTTTGCGGCAGGAGCTGTTCTGGCGCTGATTTTTTTGTAA
- a CDS encoding SpoIIIAH-like family protein, whose product MRALSGNTRKATAVTLAAALVIAVYLNWQYARSDVPAELESTAAVAAQVEDVPVQADAILDELPTEAEAVSSANKNYGEAQLVSVASDSGAKFFEQARLKRQKAHDEAMDSIKKTMKASSLSAEEKKEYTSQLTANLEDLNAENEIETLIRAKGFADCLCFLQSGRADLTVMTSGQPLTATQVAQIRDVVLSKSSVTAQNITVVEVK is encoded by the coding sequence ATGAGAGCACTTTCTGGAAATACCCGCAAAGCTACTGCCGTTACACTGGCCGCAGCGCTGGTGATCGCCGTGTACTTAAACTGGCAGTATGCCCGCAGCGATGTACCTGCGGAGCTGGAAAGCACTGCTGCTGTCGCGGCGCAGGTGGAGGATGTTCCGGTGCAGGCCGATGCCATTCTGGATGAATTGCCTACCGAAGCGGAAGCGGTTTCCAGTGCAAATAAAAATTATGGCGAGGCACAGCTGGTAAGTGTTGCCAGTGACAGCGGTGCAAAGTTCTTTGAGCAGGCCCGTCTTAAACGACAGAAAGCCCACGATGAAGCGATGGATTCCATTAAAAAGACGATGAAGGCTTCCTCTCTTTCCGCAGAAGAAAAGAAGGAATACACCTCCCAGCTGACAGCGAATCTGGAAGACCTGAATGCAGAAAATGAGATCGAGACCCTAATCAGGGCCAAAGGCTTTGCCGACTGCCTGTGCTTTTTGCAGTCTGGCCGGGCAGATCTGACCGTTATGACCTCAGGCCAGCCGCTCACTGCCACACAGGTGGCGCAGATCCGCGATGTGGTGCTGAGCAAAAGCAGTGTGACGGCACAGAATATCACAGTGGTGGAGGTCAAATAG
- a CDS encoding nicotinate phosphoribosyltransferase, with product MDEIKVVPYIPDEDYDNPAMVVDFYEFTMANCLFLHGFKDTTLVFDMFFRKNPDNQGYSISAGQRKLTRFLLNYHFNAQDIWWLRTKGMSEEFCEYLRTYQWKGDMYALPEGTVAYPHVQMVRIECDLVGAILIETYLLQTMNFHSLIATKATRVTGLNTHTPRSVMEFGTRRAQGKSAGNDGAYAAVLGGCVGTANCLAEMKFGADVKAVGTVAHSFIEFFPTEFDAFKAFADTYPDSVSLLLDTYNIMESGLPNLIKLDDYLIEKYPNDPNRRVKSARIDSGDLARGSKRLRKALDAAGKPYIKLVASNGLDEKKIANMELYEHAHFDSYGVGENLITSASDPVFGGVYKLVAVKKPDGSYTPKMKCSDSASKAIIPGKKMPWRLYDENGQAQCDLIAMDDEVIEAGKPITMVNLDSDAIERTVTITPTKVRKLLVPHILNGQLAIELPSIAEKKAYIAKQLTEETWESELRLECPHKHYVNMTPAVAECRSKMYAELHGGKV from the coding sequence ATGGACGAAATCAAGGTTGTGCCTTACATCCCGGATGAGGACTACGACAACCCCGCAATGGTCGTGGATTTTTACGAATTTACTATGGCCAACTGCCTTTTCCTGCACGGATTCAAGGATACTACACTGGTGTTCGATATGTTCTTCCGCAAGAACCCGGACAATCAGGGCTACTCCATCAGTGCCGGTCAGCGTAAGCTGACCCGTTTTCTGCTGAATTATCATTTCAATGCACAGGATATCTGGTGGCTGCGCACCAAGGGCATGAGCGAGGAATTCTGTGAGTATCTGCGCACTTATCAGTGGAAGGGTGACATGTATGCACTGCCCGAGGGCACGGTGGCCTACCCGCATGTGCAGATGGTACGCATTGAGTGCGACCTTGTGGGTGCGATCCTGATCGAGACCTACCTGCTGCAGACCATGAACTTCCACAGCCTGATCGCGACCAAGGCCACCCGTGTCACCGGCTTGAACACCCATACGCCCCGCAGCGTCATGGAGTTCGGCACCCGCCGCGCACAGGGCAAGAGCGCTGGCAACGATGGCGCATACGCTGCTGTTCTGGGCGGCTGTGTCGGCACGGCAAACTGTCTGGCGGAGATGAAGTTCGGCGCAGATGTCAAGGCCGTTGGCACTGTGGCGCACAGCTTTATTGAGTTCTTCCCGACCGAGTTCGATGCTTTCAAAGCATTTGCAGATACCTATCCGGATTCGGTCAGCCTGCTGCTGGATACCTACAATATTATGGAGAGTGGTCTGCCCAACCTCATTAAGCTGGACGATTACCTCATCGAAAAATATCCCAACGACCCGAACCGTCGTGTCAAGAGCGCCCGCATCGACTCCGGTGACCTTGCCCGCGGCTCCAAGCGCCTGCGCAAGGCGCTGGATGCAGCAGGCAAGCCCTACATCAAGCTGGTGGCGTCCAACGGTCTGGACGAGAAGAAGATCGCCAACATGGAGCTGTACGAACACGCTCATTTTGACTCTTACGGCGTGGGCGAAAACCTGATCACTTCCGCTTCCGACCCCGTGTTCGGTGGTGTGTACAAGCTGGTGGCAGTCAAGAAGCCGGATGGCAGCTATACCCCCAAAATGAAGTGCTCGGATTCTGCCAGCAAGGCCATCATTCCGGGCAAGAAGATGCCGTGGCGTCTCTACGATGAGAACGGTCAGGCGCAGTGCGACCTGATTGCTATGGATGATGAGGTCATCGAGGCCGGCAAACCCATCACCATGGTCAATCTGGACTCGGATGCCATCGAGCGCACCGTGACCATCACACCCACCAAGGTCAGAAAGCTGCTGGTGCCCCACATCCTGAACGGCCAGCTGGCCATTGAGCTGCCCTCTATTGCGGAGAAGAAGGCCTACATTGCAAAGCAGCTCACTGAGGAGACTTGGGAAAGCGAGCTGCGTCTGGAATGCCCGCATAAGCACTATGTGAATATGACGCCGGCTGTGGCCGAGTGCCGTTCCAAGATGTATGCAGAGCTGCACGGCGGTAAGGTATAA